The following are encoded together in the Kribbella sp. CA-293567 genome:
- the gatA gene encoding Asp-tRNA(Asn)/Glu-tRNA(Gln) amidotransferase subunit GatA: MSDLTRKTAVELSELMSSGETSSVEITQAHLDRIGATDRAVHAFLHVDTEGALAQAADVDARRAAGDELGPLAGVPLALKDVLTQDGVPTTAGSKMLEGWKPPYDSTVVKRLKAAGIVILGKTNMDEFAMGSSTENSAYGTTHNPWDLDRIPGGSGGGSSAAISAYQAPLAIGTDTGGSIRQPAAFTGTVGVKPTYGGTSRYGLIALASSLDTPGPCARTTLDAALLHEAIAGYDPMDSTSINQPVPAVVEAARSGDVTGLRIGVVKELGGEGYQPGVEARFHEAVELLTKLGAEVVEVSCPHFQYALPAYYLILPSEASSNLAKFDAMRFGLRVGDDGLNDAEQVMRLTREAGFGPEVKRRIMLGTHALSSGYYDAYYGQAQKVRTLIARDFTQAYEQVDVLVSPSTPTTAFEIGARVDDPIAMYKNDLCTIPSNLAGNAAASFPIGLAEEDGLPVGFHVMAPVMRDDLCYLVGAALESAFADQWGGVLMSKAPELEVTR, translated from the coding sequence ATGAGCGATCTGACCCGTAAGACCGCGGTCGAGCTGTCGGAGCTGATGAGCTCCGGCGAGACCTCCTCGGTGGAGATCACCCAGGCACACCTGGACCGGATCGGCGCGACCGACAGGGCCGTGCACGCGTTCCTGCACGTCGACACCGAGGGCGCTCTGGCCCAGGCCGCCGACGTCGACGCCCGCCGCGCGGCGGGCGACGAGCTCGGCCCGCTGGCCGGCGTACCGCTGGCGCTGAAGGACGTACTGACGCAGGACGGCGTACCGACCACCGCCGGCTCGAAGATGCTCGAGGGCTGGAAGCCGCCGTACGACTCGACCGTGGTGAAGCGGCTGAAGGCGGCCGGCATCGTGATCCTCGGCAAGACCAACATGGACGAGTTCGCGATGGGCTCGTCGACGGAGAACTCGGCGTACGGGACCACCCACAACCCGTGGGACCTCGACCGGATCCCCGGTGGTTCGGGTGGCGGCTCGTCGGCCGCGATCTCGGCGTACCAGGCACCGCTGGCGATCGGCACCGACACCGGCGGCTCGATCCGTCAGCCGGCTGCCTTCACCGGCACCGTGGGCGTCAAGCCGACGTACGGCGGCACCTCGCGGTACGGGCTGATCGCGCTCGCGTCCAGCCTGGACACCCCCGGCCCGTGTGCCCGGACGACCCTCGACGCGGCGCTGCTGCACGAGGCGATCGCCGGCTACGACCCGATGGACTCCACGTCGATCAACCAGCCGGTGCCCGCCGTGGTCGAGGCGGCTCGCAGCGGTGACGTGACCGGTCTGCGGATCGGGGTCGTCAAGGAGCTCGGCGGCGAGGGTTACCAGCCGGGGGTCGAGGCGCGCTTCCACGAGGCCGTCGAGCTGCTCACCAAGCTGGGTGCCGAGGTCGTCGAGGTGTCCTGCCCGCACTTCCAGTACGCGCTGCCGGCGTACTACCTGATCCTGCCGAGCGAGGCCTCGTCCAACCTGGCCAAGTTCGACGCGATGCGGTTCGGCCTGCGGGTCGGCGACGACGGTCTCAACGACGCGGAGCAGGTGATGCGGCTGACCCGCGAGGCGGGCTTCGGCCCCGAGGTCAAGCGCCGGATCATGCTCGGCACGCACGCGCTGTCCAGCGGGTACTACGACGCCTACTACGGCCAGGCGCAGAAGGTCCGCACGTTGATCGCGCGGGATTTCACCCAGGCCTACGAGCAGGTCGACGTGCTGGTCTCGCCCTCGACGCCGACCACCGCGTTCGAGATCGGCGCCCGGGTCGACGACCCGATCGCGATGTACAAGAACGACCTCTGCACGATCCCGTCCAACCTGGCCGGCAACGCCGCCGCGTCGTTCCCGATCGGTCTCGCCGAGGAGGACGGCCTGCCGGTCGGCTTCCACGTGATGGCCCCGGTGATGCGCGACGACCTGTGCTACCTGGTCGGCGCCGCGCTCGAGTCGGCCTTCGCCGACCAGTGGGGTGGCGTGCTGATGTCGAAGGCTCCGGAGCTGGAGGTCACCCGATGA
- the gatB gene encoding Asp-tRNA(Asn)/Glu-tRNA(Gln) amidotransferase subunit GatB — MTVVADVLTIDDALAQFDPVMGLEVHVELNTKSKMFCGCPTEFGAPPNTQTCPVCLGLPGALPVVNGRAIESAIKIGLALNCEIAEWCRFARKNYFYPDMPKNFQTSQYDEPIAFDGWTEVVVDGETYRIEIERAHMEEDTGKSTHVGGATGRIHGASHSLVDYNRAGIPLIEIVTKTIEVPPAKAAAVAREFVSQLRDLLLALDVSDVRMDQGSLRCDANVSLKPSGSTTLGTRTETKNVNSFRSVERAITYEITRQAAVLVAGGKILQETRHWHEDTGITTSGREKSDADDYRYFPEPDLVPVAPARDWVEEIRATLPEAPPLKRARLQADWGFTDLEMRDVVNGGVQTLIEQTVALGVAPAAAKKWWLGELARAANEAGKDVDTLGVGPAEIAEVQKLVDSGDLNDKLARQVFDGLVKGEGTPAEIMAARGLALVSDDSALLEAIDRAIAANPGVVEKVNSGKPAAAGALIGAVMKDMRGQADAAKVRELLNAKLGI, encoded by the coding sequence ATGACTGTGGTTGCTGATGTGCTGACCATCGATGACGCCTTGGCGCAGTTCGACCCGGTGATGGGCCTGGAGGTCCACGTCGAGCTGAACACGAAGTCGAAGATGTTCTGCGGCTGCCCGACCGAGTTCGGCGCCCCGCCGAACACGCAGACCTGCCCGGTCTGCCTGGGACTGCCGGGCGCGCTGCCGGTGGTGAACGGCCGCGCGATCGAGTCCGCGATTAAGATCGGCCTGGCGCTGAACTGCGAGATCGCCGAGTGGTGCCGGTTCGCCCGGAAGAACTACTTCTACCCGGACATGCCGAAGAACTTCCAGACCTCGCAGTACGACGAGCCGATCGCGTTCGACGGCTGGACCGAGGTGGTGGTCGACGGCGAGACCTACCGGATCGAGATCGAGCGCGCGCACATGGAGGAGGACACCGGCAAGTCCACCCACGTGGGTGGCGCGACCGGTCGCATCCACGGTGCGTCGCACTCACTGGTCGACTACAACCGGGCCGGTATCCCGCTGATCGAGATCGTCACCAAGACGATCGAGGTGCCGCCGGCCAAGGCCGCCGCGGTCGCCCGGGAGTTCGTCAGCCAGTTGCGCGACCTGCTGCTGGCGCTGGACGTCTCCGACGTCCGGATGGACCAGGGCTCGCTGCGCTGCGACGCGAACGTGTCGCTGAAGCCGTCCGGCTCGACCACACTGGGCACCCGGACCGAGACCAAGAACGTGAACTCGTTCCGCTCGGTCGAGCGGGCCATCACCTACGAGATCACCCGGCAGGCCGCCGTACTGGTTGCCGGAGGCAAGATTCTCCAGGAGACCCGGCACTGGCACGAGGACACCGGCATCACCACCTCGGGCCGGGAGAAGTCGGACGCCGACGACTACCGGTACTTCCCCGAGCCGGACCTGGTCCCGGTCGCTCCGGCGCGTGACTGGGTCGAGGAGATCCGCGCGACCCTGCCGGAGGCGCCGCCGCTGAAGCGCGCGCGGTTGCAGGCCGACTGGGGCTTCACCGACCTGGAGATGCGCGACGTCGTCAACGGCGGCGTGCAGACCCTGATCGAGCAGACCGTCGCCCTCGGGGTCGCACCCGCCGCCGCCAAGAAGTGGTGGCTGGGCGAGCTGGCCCGCGCGGCCAACGAGGCAGGCAAGGACGTCGACACCCTCGGCGTCGGGCCGGCGGAGATCGCCGAGGTGCAGAAGCTGGTCGACTCCGGTGACCTGAACGACAAGCTGGCCCGGCAGGTCTTCGACGGTCTGGTGAAGGGCGAGGGCACCCCGGCCGAGATCATGGCCGCGCGCGGTCTGGCGCTGGTCTCGGACGACTCGGCGCTGCTCGAAGCGATCGACCGGGCGATCGCCGCCAACCCGGGCGTCGTGGAGAAGGTCAACTCCGGCAAGCCGGCCGCGGCCGGTGCACTGATCGGCGCGGTCATGAAGGACATGCGGGGCCAGGCGGACGCCGCCAAGGTCCGTGAACTGCTGAACGCCAAGCTCGGTATCTGA
- a CDS encoding general stress protein, which produces MRSAAQVLVHDTVIVATPSFAEAQATVRRLRSSGMTADSLAVVGADLVLAERPAESSVARLTARTAASGLGIGLLAAIFVTLVADTNLTGLVVVLWGAVYGVIIGALTGFFRGLIRNRPDAVSTEVVPARYEVRCAAADASVARSLLDPPPARAA; this is translated from the coding sequence TTGCGGTCCGCTGCGCAGGTTCTGGTCCATGACACGGTGATCGTCGCGACGCCGAGCTTTGCCGAAGCGCAGGCGACGGTACGGCGGTTGCGTTCGTCCGGAATGACGGCCGACAGCCTCGCCGTCGTGGGAGCCGACCTGGTCCTGGCCGAGAGACCCGCGGAGAGTTCGGTGGCCAGGCTGACCGCCAGGACCGCCGCGTCCGGGCTGGGCATCGGCCTGCTGGCGGCGATCTTCGTGACCCTGGTGGCGGACACGAACCTGACCGGCCTCGTCGTCGTCCTGTGGGGCGCTGTCTACGGCGTGATCATCGGCGCCCTCACCGGGTTCTTCCGGGGGCTGATCCGAAACCGTCCGGACGCTGTCTCCACCGAGGTCGTGCCCGCGCGGTACGAAGTGCGGTGCGCGGCAGCGGATGCCTCGGTCGCGCGATCCCTGCTCGATCCGCCACCCGCCCGCGCCGCCTGA
- a CDS encoding PQQ-dependent sugar dehydrogenase produces the protein MGKGRWVGAAVVVAGLVAGCSDGGGDAQPSVSTSSPNGAASGSPSSAAPTGGAVKLAVAGTVATGIEVPWGLAFLPDKSALVTERDSGKIKRVVGGQVSDVGTVEGVDPSSEGGLLGIAVDPQYPKRPYVYVYYSSSDDNRIARLNYTNGAISEPTVILEGIPQAAIHNGGRIRFGPDGFLYAGTGDGGDRPNSQNDESLGGKILRITTEGKAAPGNPDGRLWITKGHRNVQGLAFEGSQLYSAEFGQNTWDEVNAITPGSNYGWPAAEGVSQLDGMVDPIGQWSTADASPSGIAFSQGHVFMAGLRGERLWAIPVAGGKSTGTPVAFFEGRYGRLRTVETAPDGSLWLTTSNTDGRGDVKSGDDRILRVTVSR, from the coding sequence ATGGGTAAGGGACGTTGGGTCGGTGCCGCGGTGGTGGTGGCCGGGCTGGTTGCCGGGTGTTCGGACGGGGGCGGGGACGCGCAGCCGTCGGTTTCGACCTCGTCGCCGAACGGGGCGGCCAGTGGGTCGCCGAGCAGTGCTGCGCCTACTGGTGGTGCGGTGAAGCTTGCGGTGGCTGGGACGGTGGCGACCGGGATCGAGGTGCCGTGGGGGTTGGCGTTCCTGCCGGACAAGAGTGCGTTGGTGACCGAGCGGGACAGCGGGAAGATCAAGCGGGTCGTCGGCGGTCAGGTCAGTGACGTCGGGACGGTCGAGGGGGTCGATCCGTCCTCCGAGGGTGGGTTGCTCGGGATCGCGGTGGATCCGCAGTACCCGAAGCGGCCCTATGTGTACGTGTACTACTCCAGCAGCGACGACAACCGGATCGCGCGGCTGAACTACACCAACGGCGCGATCAGCGAGCCGACGGTGATCCTGGAAGGGATTCCGCAGGCGGCGATCCACAACGGCGGAAGGATCAGGTTCGGTCCCGACGGTTTCCTGTACGCCGGTACGGGTGACGGTGGCGATCGCCCGAACTCACAGAACGACGAGTCGCTCGGCGGCAAGATCCTGCGGATCACGACCGAGGGCAAGGCGGCACCGGGCAATCCGGACGGCCGGTTGTGGATCACCAAGGGGCATCGCAACGTGCAGGGGCTCGCGTTCGAGGGCAGCCAGCTGTACTCCGCGGAGTTCGGCCAGAACACCTGGGACGAGGTCAACGCCATCACCCCGGGGTCGAACTACGGCTGGCCCGCCGCCGAAGGGGTCAGTCAACTGGACGGGATGGTCGATCCGATCGGGCAGTGGTCGACGGCCGACGCCTCTCCCAGCGGCATCGCGTTCAGCCAGGGACACGTCTTCATGGCCGGCCTGCGCGGCGAACGTCTCTGGGCGATCCCGGTCGCCGGCGGCAAGAGCACCGGTACGCCGGTGGCGTTCTTCGAAGGTCGGTACGGGCGGCTCCGTACGGTCGAGACCGCGCCCGACGGCTCCCTGTGGCTGACCACCTCGAACACCGACGGCCGTGGCGACGTGAAGTCCGGCGACGACCGCATCCTTCGCGTCACCGTCTCCCGCTGA
- a CDS encoding peptide deformylase: protein MNLSRRTLLAGTAAALPLSATAQIAAGVGRRTMNTVKAQITRLVDQHRDGVAPIVSVGDPVLRQVADPFDGQVDDTLLAEFIALLQRTMRAAPGVGLAAPQIGVPVRIAVLEDPATVSPEVAEARHRYPLEFFAAINPTYRPNGYKRRGFYEGCLSMPGHTAVVNRPYSVHATYTDPTGHSHRETFTGWQARIVQHETDHLHGTVYVDKLEPRSLSTTQNYLDNWNDPVPTRAARALRFHLD from the coding sequence GTGAACCTCAGCAGACGCACACTGCTGGCCGGTACGGCGGCAGCTCTCCCGCTGTCCGCCACCGCCCAGATAGCCGCAGGAGTCGGCCGCCGAACCATGAACACCGTCAAGGCCCAGATCACCCGACTGGTCGACCAGCATCGCGATGGCGTAGCTCCGATCGTCTCGGTCGGAGATCCCGTATTACGCCAGGTGGCCGACCCGTTCGATGGCCAGGTCGACGACACCCTCCTCGCCGAGTTCATCGCACTTCTGCAACGCACCATGCGAGCGGCTCCCGGCGTCGGCCTCGCCGCCCCACAAATCGGCGTCCCGGTGCGCATCGCAGTACTGGAAGACCCGGCGACGGTCTCACCCGAGGTAGCCGAAGCCCGCCACCGCTACCCCTTGGAGTTCTTCGCCGCCATCAACCCCACCTACCGCCCCAACGGCTACAAACGCCGAGGCTTCTACGAAGGCTGCCTCAGCATGCCCGGCCACACCGCCGTGGTGAACCGCCCGTACTCCGTCCACGCCACCTACACCGACCCCACCGGACACTCCCACCGCGAAACCTTCACCGGCTGGCAAGCCCGCATCGTCCAGCACGAAACAGACCACCTCCACGGCACCGTCTACGTGGACAAACTGGAACCCCGCTCGTTGTCCACCACCCAGAACTACCTGGACAACTGGAACGACCCAGTCCCCACCCGAGCCGCCCGGGCGCTCCGCTTCCACCTCGACTAG
- a CDS encoding LamG-like jellyroll fold domain-containing protein: MYRRTLPTGRRAGTRRAIAAVCALSLGVLGWLSATPGTKDQTAAAAPTSAAADDKSATTRAKASGQRVEVLRKRTESEQTFANPDGTFVLEQSNVPVRTKKDGDWVDLDATLSTGTDGRVRPKAASLDMSFSGGGTDPLISMKSDGHELKLKWPGTLPEPVVADDAVTYPNVFPDVDLKITASTSSYREVLVVKTPEAARLPQLQSLDLALEAPGLNVAEAPGGAILAKDGLGKVIFTGPAPTMWDSRGKTQSSADQDRTEAPIDGDKIVQIPLEVDSDSLKISPPATLLNDTAVKYPLHIDPGFGTQQGRAMIDGAHPTSSYWNWTGTEGVGYQNFSPPTRKRLIYKFTIAGLTGARVIGAQFSAYETWSASCTKREVQAWKTAAISTGINWNNGSGSNVWLKELDSVVDAAGWSSACSPNGKWLEFNVLTAVAEQAAAGSGWLHLGLRASETDALSWKRFRPDAKISVTYNHIPAIKSMATSNPTMGCAPATAPAIVNARNPIPKVTVQDIDRQPTSVGFEFWTNNQTPARWRGASLTKVNGAGVLFMPQAQVTMLSPNNLTGWRARAWDGYDYSPWSKMCYFYIDTTEPPIPTVTVEGSDTTTFPLNQPVTVSLSSTRADTNYFKYTIDSEEPTSEVVQVSPGTFTFTPRQPGPLVIRAWSFDRAGNRSVKYGEERIKVATGITNGRWFMNEGTGTVLADGSGKRHSLQLGTGQWTTGDRWFEDEEAPVVDHAVALNGNATVASADPDIVDTSRSFTVSARVAIGTKTTRQVAVSEDRAGSGGFTLGLQSMDLADPGEPKASWSFSIPDPNGTGQVTVVSAARAYSPGDWVYLTGIYDSTRRELSLLVDGNDVTPPLKIGADDVPISLLPGIKPAPDGTGQFRVGSALVNGTQSYFLNGKVDDVRIYPGPIDEDTIDQDALETP; the protein is encoded by the coding sequence ATGTACCGGAGGACTCTGCCTACGGGCAGAAGAGCAGGAACGCGACGTGCGATAGCGGCAGTCTGTGCGCTGTCATTAGGGGTTCTGGGTTGGCTCAGTGCCACGCCAGGCACCAAGGACCAGACAGCGGCCGCTGCGCCGACGAGTGCCGCCGCCGATGACAAGTCGGCCACGACAAGGGCCAAGGCATCCGGCCAGCGGGTCGAGGTGCTCCGTAAGCGCACCGAGTCGGAGCAGACTTTCGCCAACCCGGACGGAACCTTCGTTCTGGAGCAGTCGAACGTGCCTGTGCGGACCAAGAAGGACGGCGACTGGGTCGACCTGGACGCGACGCTTTCGACGGGTACAGACGGCCGGGTCCGTCCGAAGGCGGCCTCCCTCGACATGAGCTTCTCCGGTGGCGGTACCGACCCACTGATCTCGATGAAGTCCGACGGCCACGAGCTGAAGCTCAAGTGGCCGGGCACGCTGCCTGAGCCGGTGGTCGCCGACGACGCCGTCACCTACCCGAACGTTTTCCCCGATGTCGACCTGAAGATCACCGCGTCGACGAGTTCGTACCGCGAAGTACTGGTTGTTAAGACGCCCGAGGCCGCCCGCCTCCCACAGTTGCAGAGTCTCGATCTGGCCCTGGAGGCACCGGGCCTGAACGTCGCCGAGGCACCAGGCGGGGCCATCCTCGCCAAGGACGGGCTGGGCAAGGTGATCTTCACCGGCCCGGCACCGACGATGTGGGACTCCCGGGGCAAGACCCAGTCGTCGGCCGACCAGGACCGTACCGAGGCACCGATCGACGGTGACAAGATCGTCCAGATCCCACTTGAGGTCGACAGTGACTCGCTGAAGATCAGTCCACCCGCCACCCTGCTGAACGACACCGCGGTGAAGTACCCGTTGCACATCGACCCAGGATTCGGCACGCAGCAAGGCCGGGCCATGATTGACGGGGCGCACCCGACGAGTTCCTACTGGAACTGGACCGGCACGGAGGGCGTCGGCTACCAGAACTTCAGCCCGCCCACCCGCAAACGCCTGATCTACAAATTCACGATCGCCGGCCTGACAGGCGCCCGCGTCATCGGAGCCCAGTTCAGCGCCTACGAAACCTGGTCCGCGAGCTGTACCAAGCGCGAGGTTCAGGCCTGGAAGACCGCCGCTATCAGCACCGGGATCAACTGGAACAACGGCTCCGGCTCGAACGTCTGGCTGAAGGAACTCGACTCCGTTGTCGATGCCGCCGGGTGGAGCAGCGCGTGTTCGCCGAACGGTAAGTGGCTCGAGTTCAACGTCCTGACCGCCGTTGCCGAACAGGCTGCGGCGGGGAGCGGCTGGCTCCACCTTGGCCTCCGTGCCAGCGAGACGGACGCTCTGTCCTGGAAGCGGTTCAGACCGGACGCGAAGATCTCCGTCACCTACAACCACATCCCCGCCATCAAGAGCATGGCGACCAGCAATCCGACCATGGGTTGCGCTCCTGCGACGGCCCCCGCGATCGTGAACGCACGTAACCCGATCCCCAAGGTCACCGTCCAGGACATCGACCGGCAGCCGACCTCGGTCGGGTTCGAGTTCTGGACCAACAACCAGACGCCGGCCAGATGGCGAGGCGCGAGCCTGACGAAAGTGAACGGCGCCGGGGTCCTGTTCATGCCGCAGGCCCAGGTCACCATGCTCAGTCCGAACAATCTCACCGGCTGGCGGGCGCGTGCCTGGGACGGATACGACTACTCGCCCTGGTCGAAGATGTGCTACTTCTACATCGATACCACCGAGCCGCCGATTCCGACCGTCACCGTCGAGGGCTCGGACACGACGACCTTTCCACTCAACCAGCCGGTCACCGTCAGCCTGTCGAGCACTCGGGCGGACACCAACTACTTCAAGTACACAATCGATTCCGAAGAGCCGACCAGTGAGGTCGTCCAGGTTTCTCCGGGGACCTTCACCTTCACCCCCAGGCAGCCGGGACCGCTGGTGATCCGCGCGTGGAGCTTCGACCGCGCAGGCAACCGCAGCGTGAAGTACGGCGAGGAACGCATCAAGGTGGCGACCGGAATCACCAACGGTCGTTGGTTCATGAACGAGGGCACGGGAACAGTTCTGGCCGACGGTAGTGGAAAGCGGCACTCGCTCCAGTTGGGCACGGGGCAGTGGACGACGGGGGATCGCTGGTTCGAGGACGAAGAGGCGCCGGTCGTTGACCACGCGGTGGCGCTGAACGGCAACGCGACGGTGGCTTCGGCCGACCCTGACATCGTGGATACCAGCAGGAGCTTCACCGTGAGCGCCCGGGTGGCGATCGGTACCAAGACGACGCGCCAGGTCGCGGTCAGCGAGGATCGGGCAGGGTCCGGCGGCTTCACTCTGGGCCTGCAAAGTATGGATCTGGCGGATCCCGGCGAGCCGAAGGCAAGCTGGTCGTTCTCGATCCCGGACCCGAACGGAACCGGCCAGGTCACGGTCGTGTCGGCGGCCCGTGCCTACAGCCCCGGTGACTGGGTGTACCTCACCGGCATCTACGACTCGACCCGCCGGGAGTTGAGCCTGCTCGTCGACGGCAACGACGTGACCCCACCGCTGAAGATTGGAGCCGACGACGTACCGATCTCCCTCCTGCCGGGAATCAAGCCCGCGCCCGACGGCACCGGACAGTTCCGGGTCGGATCAGCCCTCGTCAACGGTACTCAGAGCTACTTCCTGAACGGCAAGGTCGATGACGTCCGGATCTATCCCGGGCCGATCGACGAGGACACGATCGACCAAGACGCTCTGGAGACTCCGTGA